One region of Termitidicoccus mucosus genomic DNA includes:
- the chrA gene encoding chromate efflux transporter, with the protein MNHPSRNARALVEIVTVFLKLGCISFGGPVAHLAYLHEEFVRKRRWLDDGAYGDLVALCQFLPGPASSQLVYALGMMRGGLPGALLASFCFTLPSALLMILFGYGIARAGDLRGAGWLHGLKLAAVAVVAQAVWNMGKKLCPDRTRVALALLAAVAVLVVPGAWAQIAVIAAGMAAGWIFCREPKGTRTPGEGNGAIIYPKYGYICAIGALVLFALLLLPPLAGGGTVGSGARVFEGFYRAGALVFGGGHVVLPLLHAEVVPAGLVSDDMFLAGYGAAQALPGPLFTFAAYLGTVMDGGTRGWVNGLWCLLAVFLPGWLLIGGALPFWHVLRDKGWMQAAMRGANAAVVGMLLAALYHPVWTSAAGGLREAAAALAAFALLEVWRVPPWCVVLLSALAGWWLFG; encoded by the coding sequence ATGAACCATCCGTCCCGCAACGCCCGCGCGCTGGTCGAAATCGTCACCGTGTTTCTCAAGCTCGGCTGTATCTCCTTCGGCGGGCCGGTCGCGCATTTGGCTTACCTGCATGAGGAATTTGTCCGTAAACGACGCTGGCTCGACGACGGTGCTTACGGCGACCTCGTGGCGCTCTGCCAGTTTTTGCCCGGTCCCGCGAGCAGCCAGCTCGTGTACGCCCTTGGCATGATGCGAGGCGGCCTGCCGGGTGCGCTGCTGGCGTCGTTTTGTTTCACGCTGCCTTCGGCTTTGCTGATGATTTTGTTTGGCTATGGCATCGCCCGGGCCGGCGACCTGCGCGGCGCGGGCTGGCTGCACGGCCTGAAACTGGCGGCGGTGGCCGTGGTCGCCCAAGCGGTGTGGAACATGGGGAAAAAACTCTGCCCCGACCGGACGCGGGTCGCGCTCGCGCTGCTCGCGGCCGTGGCGGTGCTGGTCGTGCCGGGCGCGTGGGCGCAGATCGCGGTGATCGCCGCCGGCATGGCGGCGGGATGGATTTTTTGCCGCGAACCGAAAGGCACGCGAACACCCGGCGAAGGCAACGGAGCCATTATATATCCGAAATATGGATACATATGCGCCATCGGCGCGCTGGTGCTGTTTGCCCTGCTCCTGCTTCCGCCGCTGGCCGGCGGCGGGACGGTGGGAAGCGGGGCGCGGGTGTTCGAGGGGTTTTATCGCGCGGGCGCGCTTGTGTTCGGCGGCGGCCATGTCGTGCTGCCGCTGTTGCATGCCGAGGTGGTGCCGGCGGGACTGGTTTCGGATGATATGTTTCTGGCCGGCTACGGCGCGGCCCAGGCCCTGCCGGGGCCGTTGTTCACCTTTGCCGCGTATCTGGGCACCGTGATGGACGGCGGGACGCGCGGCTGGGTGAATGGGCTGTGGTGTCTGCTGGCGGTTTTTCTGCCCGGGTGGCTGCTCATCGGCGGCGCGCTGCCGTTCTGGCATGTGTTGCGCGACAAGGGGTGGATGCAGGCGGCGATGCGCGGCGCCAACGCCGCCGTCGTGGGCATGCTGCTGGCCGCGCTTTACCATCCGGTGTGGACAAGCGCGGCGGGCGGTCTCCGCGAAGCGGCGGCGGCGCTGGCGGCGTTTGCCTTGCTGGAGGTCTGGCGTGTGCCGCCATGGTGCGTCGTCCTCCTCTCCGCACTGGCCGGTTGGTGGCTTTTCGGCTGA